The following are encoded together in the Deinococcus soli (ex Cha et al. 2016) genome:
- a CDS encoding IclR family transcriptional regulator, with the protein MTGAVQGAQQVREASAIPTLERPLYLLTFFTPQQPQWTLANLARASGLPKASCLRALRVLGKYDLLRREGDTYRLGGAFIAMKAHVQVHAPPLNVALAHMEHLRERTGLSVAWAVLDEQTTLYTEVLPVGGAAPVVPGERRDVLRDPSGRLLLAFAPLSLRERLFGEAGAARPALDALDQVTRRAWLSAPRADDLPGGVTQVAAPVFRSGGTLVAALSVSWPGQPDWAGAAPALSALCDAARRVSHDMGYLRPWAGDAAFFLDARARLPG; encoded by the coding sequence ATGACGGGGGCGGTGCAGGGGGCGCAGCAGGTGCGGGAGGCTTCGGCCATCCCGACCCTGGAGCGGCCCCTGTACCTGCTGACGTTCTTCACCCCGCAGCAGCCGCAGTGGACGCTGGCGAACCTCGCGCGGGCCAGCGGGCTGCCGAAGGCCAGCTGTCTGCGCGCGCTGCGGGTGCTGGGTAAGTACGACCTGCTGCGCCGCGAAGGGGACACGTACCGGCTGGGCGGGGCCTTCATTGCCATGAAGGCGCACGTGCAGGTGCACGCCCCGCCGCTGAACGTGGCGCTGGCGCACATGGAGCACCTGCGCGAGCGCACGGGCCTGAGCGTCGCGTGGGCGGTGCTGGACGAGCAGACAACCCTGTACACCGAGGTCCTGCCGGTCGGCGGCGCTGCGCCCGTGGTCCCCGGTGAGCGGCGGGACGTGCTGCGTGACCCGTCGGGGCGGCTGCTGCTGGCGTTCGCGCCCCTGTCCCTGCGCGAGCGGCTGTTCGGCGAGGCGGGTGCGGCGCGGCCCGCGCTGGACGCCCTCGATCAGGTGACGCGCCGCGCGTGGCTGTCCGCGCCGCGCGCGGACGACCTGCCGGGCGGCGTGACCCAGGTGGCCGCCCCGGTCTTCCGGTCCGGCGGGACGCTCGTGGCCGCCCTGAGCGTCTCCTGGCCGGGCCAGCCGGACTGGGCAGGTGCGGCCCCGGCCCTCTCTGCGCTGTGCGACGCGGCGCGGCGCGTGTCGCACGACATGGGATACCTGCGGCCCTGGGCCGGGGACGCCGCGTTCTTCCTGGACGCCCGCGCCCGCCTGCCCGGCTGA
- a CDS encoding GGDEF domain-containing protein, with the protein MTSDPRELERRLRGARGQPRLRALLELAASLWDKNPAEAVRRAGDAATLARRLNDPGGLARATLELGRGQSRLGEYDAARATLHEAVRLHEHVHDDLGLARSWMGLGTVRSNLGELPQALEAHFAAQTLFERARSDWFLSACLNNLGIVYQRLDDQTTAMNYSLQALRLATGAGNTVVQIAATNNVGNVAMEMERHEEALSYQTQALHLARVHGSPYNEIVALTNLGILHGRLGQFPQALTHLGHAEELAGAASDLDNLIEVHAELGHIHQQSGQLPDALRAYARALHLVGRMGDFYLEARLHLRRGDTLMRLHDPAGAQEALHRALHLAGRVGADVIASGAHRSLSDLHEQTGEPGRALTHLREHLRLTDALGRADAERRSAVRLIEHETERSRQVAAEQRELLRQLSLARPDRAGEAERQASQAGLDALTGLPDRRALEGRLHAAFEAARARLQPLAVAVLAPETPTPLTGAPADDLRRVLAGHLRDRLRRCDTVARLDDGTFALLLPDTPPDGALILCERLRASVRALRGTPLPARVTLGVGLCTDTGCAHPEDMLDRAAQLLYAARAAGPDRVATDFSAAAGAQPAEGGGPRRGRAPLKNT; encoded by the coding sequence ATGACCTCCGATCCCCGCGAGCTGGAACGCCGCCTGCGCGGCGCGCGCGGTCAGCCGCGCCTGCGGGCGCTGCTGGAACTCGCCGCGAGCCTGTGGGACAAGAACCCGGCCGAGGCAGTGCGCCGCGCCGGGGACGCCGCCACGCTGGCCCGGCGTCTGAATGACCCGGGCGGGCTGGCCCGCGCCACGCTGGAACTCGGACGCGGCCAGTCCCGCCTGGGGGAGTACGACGCGGCGCGCGCCACGCTGCACGAGGCGGTGCGGCTGCACGAACACGTGCACGACGACCTGGGACTGGCGCGCAGCTGGATGGGCCTGGGCACCGTCCGCTCGAACCTGGGCGAACTGCCGCAGGCGCTCGAGGCGCACTTCGCGGCGCAGACCCTCTTTGAGCGGGCGCGCAGCGACTGGTTCCTGAGTGCGTGCCTGAACAACCTTGGCATCGTGTACCAGCGGCTGGACGACCAGACGACCGCCATGAACTACAGCCTACAGGCGCTGCGACTGGCGACCGGGGCGGGCAACACCGTCGTGCAGATCGCCGCGACGAACAACGTCGGGAACGTCGCCATGGAGATGGAACGCCACGAGGAGGCGCTGTCCTACCAGACGCAGGCGCTGCACCTGGCGCGCGTACACGGCAGTCCGTACAACGAGATCGTGGCCCTGACGAACCTGGGTATCCTGCACGGCCGCCTGGGCCAGTTCCCGCAGGCCCTGACGCACCTGGGTCACGCCGAGGAACTCGCCGGGGCGGCCAGCGACCTGGACAACCTGATCGAGGTGCACGCCGAACTGGGGCACATCCACCAGCAGTCCGGACAGCTGCCGGACGCCCTGCGGGCCTACGCGCGCGCACTGCACCTCGTGGGCCGCATGGGTGACTTCTACCTGGAGGCGCGGCTGCACCTGCGCCGGGGCGATACCCTGATGCGCCTGCACGACCCGGCGGGAGCGCAGGAGGCCCTGCACCGCGCGCTGCACCTGGCCGGGCGGGTCGGGGCGGACGTGATCGCCAGCGGCGCGCACCGCTCGCTGAGTGACCTGCACGAGCAGACCGGCGAACCGGGCCGGGCGCTGACGCACCTGCGCGAGCACCTGCGCCTGACCGACGCGCTGGGCCGCGCGGACGCCGAACGCCGCAGCGCCGTGCGCCTGATCGAGCACGAGACCGAACGCAGCCGTCAGGTGGCCGCCGAGCAGCGTGAACTGCTGCGTCAACTGAGCCTCGCTCGCCCGGACCGCGCCGGGGAGGCGGAGCGGCAGGCCAGTCAGGCTGGTCTGGACGCCCTGACCGGCCTGCCGGATCGCCGCGCCCTGGAGGGCCGCCTGCACGCCGCCTTCGAGGCCGCCCGCGCCCGGCTTCAACCGCTGGCCGTGGCCGTGCTGGCCCCCGAGACACCCACCCCGCTGACGGGCGCACCCGCCGACGACCTGCGCCGCGTCCTGGCCGGTCATCTGCGCGATCGCCTGCGCCGCTGCGACACCGTGGCCCGCCTGGACGACGGGACGTTCGCGCTGCTGCTCCCGGACACGCCCCCGGACGGCGCGCTGATCCTGTGCGAGCGGCTGCGGGCCAGCGTGCGGGCCCTGCGCGGCACACCCCTGCCTGCCCGCGTCACGCTGGGCGTGGGCCTGTGCACCGACACGGGCTGCGCGCACCCGGAGGACATGCTCGACCGCGCCGCGCAGCTGCTGTACGCCGCGCGGGCCGCCGGGCCCGACCGCGTCGCCACGGACTTCAGCGCCGCCGCTGGAGCCCAACCCGCAGAAGGTGGAGGGCCGCGCCGGGGCAGGGCACCTCTGAAGAACACCTGA
- the folE gene encoding GTP cyclohydrolase I FolE, producing the protein MTIEPLISAADEKQEVPGLRALTHDWLGAIGEDPDREGLLKTPHRVAKAWGFLTAGYQKTLHEAVGDAVFAADGSEMVIVKDIEFYSMCEHHMLPFYGRAHIAYIPDGKILGLSKFARIVDLYSRRLQVQERITTQVADAVQELLAPRGVAVMMEGVHLCMAMRGVQKQNSSTSTSAMRGLFKSDARTRAEFMSAVQGTLRGR; encoded by the coding sequence ATGACGATAGAACCGCTGATCAGCGCCGCTGACGAGAAGCAGGAGGTGCCGGGCCTGCGCGCCCTGACGCACGACTGGCTGGGGGCCATCGGGGAAGACCCGGACCGTGAGGGGCTGCTCAAGACCCCTCACCGGGTCGCGAAGGCCTGGGGGTTCCTGACCGCCGGCTACCAGAAGACGCTGCACGAGGCGGTGGGAGACGCGGTGTTCGCCGCGGACGGCAGCGAGATGGTCATCGTGAAGGACATTGAGTTCTACTCCATGTGCGAGCACCACATGCTGCCCTTCTACGGCCGGGCGCACATCGCGTACATTCCGGACGGGAAGATCCTGGGCCTGAGCAAGTTCGCGCGGATCGTGGACCTGTACTCCCGCCGCCTGCAGGTGCAGGAGCGCATCACCACGCAGGTCGCGGACGCCGTGCAGGAACTCCTCGCGCCCAGGGGCGTGGCGGTCATGATGGAAGGCGTGCACCTGTGCATGGCGATGCGCGGCGTGCAGAAGCAGAACAGCAGCACCTCCACCAGTGCCATGCGCGGCCTGTTCAAGAGTGACGCCCGCACCCGCGCGGAGTTCATGAGTGCCGTGCAGGGCACCCTCCGGGGCCGCTGA
- a CDS encoding amidohydrolase — translation MTATQDRVEGLREQLVAWRRHLHMNPEVGFEEHGTAAYIEAELRKMPGLSVSRPTATSVLAILKGDLPGRTVLLRADIDALPIHEENTFEFASRTPGVMHACGHDGHTAILLGVAQLLSGDAAHVPGEVRMIFQHAEEIGPGGAEELVMNTPLMDGVDVVTGLHLNSQLPAGVVAVKPGAFMAAPDMLELTIRGKGGHGAHPEETVDPIAVGAQVVTNLQHVVSRMVAAQDALVVSVTKFTSGTTHNVIPDTAELMGTVRTFDPALRERAPQLIERVVRGICDAHGATYDLRYEFGYRPLINTDWVAAQLKDIALDVVGAERFRDARPTMGGEDFSAYLEKAPGAYFNVGSGSDEADSRWPHHHPRFTIDETSLETGVEMLRAAALRLARPE, via the coding sequence ATGACCGCAACTCAGGACCGGGTGGAAGGACTTCGCGAGCAGCTCGTGGCGTGGCGCAGGCACCTGCACATGAACCCCGAGGTGGGCTTCGAGGAGCACGGGACGGCCGCGTACATCGAGGCCGAACTGCGGAAGATGCCGGGCCTGAGCGTGTCGCGTCCCACGGCGACCAGCGTGCTGGCCATCCTGAAGGGTGACCTGCCGGGCCGCACCGTGCTGCTGCGGGCCGACATCGACGCGCTGCCCATCCACGAGGAGAACACCTTCGAGTTCGCCTCCAGAACCCCCGGCGTGATGCACGCCTGCGGGCACGACGGGCACACGGCGATCCTGCTGGGTGTGGCGCAGCTGCTGTCCGGGGACGCGGCTCACGTGCCGGGCGAGGTCCGCATGATCTTCCAGCATGCCGAGGAGATCGGCCCGGGCGGCGCCGAGGAACTGGTCATGAACACCCCGCTGATGGACGGCGTGGACGTCGTGACGGGCCTGCACCTGAACAGCCAGCTGCCTGCCGGTGTGGTCGCCGTGAAACCCGGGGCGTTCATGGCCGCGCCGGACATGCTGGAACTCACGATTCGTGGCAAGGGTGGGCACGGCGCGCATCCCGAGGAGACGGTGGATCCCATCGCGGTGGGCGCGCAGGTCGTGACGAACCTCCAACATGTCGTGAGCCGTATGGTCGCCGCGCAGGACGCGCTGGTGGTCAGCGTCACGAAGTTCACGAGCGGCACCACCCACAACGTCATTCCCGACACGGCCGAGCTGATGGGCACGGTCCGCACCTTCGATCCGGCGCTGCGCGAACGGGCCCCGCAGCTGATCGAACGGGTGGTCCGGGGCATCTGCGACGCGCACGGCGCGACGTACGACCTGCGCTACGAGTTCGGGTACCGACCGCTGATCAACACCGACTGGGTGGCGGCGCAGCTGAAGGACATCGCGCTGGACGTGGTGGGCGCAGAGCGCTTCCGGGACGCGCGTCCCACCATGGGCGGCGAGGATTTCAGCGCGTACCTGGAAAAAGCCCCGGGCGCGTACTTCAACGTCGGCTCAGGCAGCGACGAGGCTGACAGCCGCTGGCCGCACCACCACCCGCGCTTCACCATCGACGAGACCAGCCTGGAGACCGGCGTGGAGATGCTGCGCGCGGCCGCGCTGCGCCTCGCCCGCCCGGAGTAA
- the sufU gene encoding Fe-S cluster assembly sulfur transfer protein SufU has product MQLPETVAKQIIADHQRRPRHTGPLEGVEGITLDNPGCGDQVTVWADVQGGRITGLTFSGKGCAISQSSASLMTVALTGKTLPEAQALTGQFRAMVMGDAEGTPDLGDLLALAGVSRLHARRKCALLPWQALEQTLHRKA; this is encoded by the coding sequence GTGCAGCTGCCCGAGACGGTCGCCAAGCAGATCATCGCCGACCACCAGCGCCGCCCGCGCCACACTGGCCCACTCGAAGGCGTGGAGGGGATCACGCTGGACAACCCGGGCTGCGGGGATCAGGTGACCGTTTGGGCCGATGTGCAGGGCGGCCGGATCACGGGCCTGACCTTCAGCGGGAAGGGTTGCGCGATCAGTCAGAGCAGCGCCAGCCTGATGACCGTCGCCCTGACCGGAAAGACGCTGCCCGAAGCGCAGGCGCTGACCGGGCAGTTCCGCGCGATGGTCATGGGTGACGCCGAGGGCACGCCCGACCTGGGCGACCTGCTGGCCCTGGCGGGCGTCAGCCGCCTGCACGCGCGGCGCAAGTGCGCGCTGCTGCCCTGGCAGGCGCTGGAGCAGACACTTCACCGGAAGGCCTGA
- a CDS encoding Gfo/Idh/MocA family protein, producing MPLKPDITPPEAQDTRVGFALVGIGKLTAEELIPAARTSEHAYVAALVSGEVDKAQGFAHALGLTDGDAYTYEQFDELAGREDVQAVYIVTPNSLHREYATRAARLGKHVLCEKPLGVNAEDAQAIVDACREAGVLLMTAYRCQYTPEHWAARDAVQGGTLGDLRLLHSIHAQVEDDPEAWRLTRELAGGGPLPDVGIYSLNTLRFLTGQEPEWVFATQHQPGGDPRFREVEASMSALLGFPGGVSATIQTSYAAFKTTSLRAMGEKGSLNMEPAFPYDGLKLQVSSEGGTHKPTFPKYDQFTLEFDHFARCIRSGDTPWTPGEEGVQDHVVMDALYESARTGQVVRLPTHAKRDAFRGTKPQLPQK from the coding sequence ATGCCCCTGAAACCGGACATCACGCCCCCCGAAGCGCAGGACACTCGGGTGGGCTTCGCCCTGGTCGGCATCGGCAAGCTGACCGCCGAGGAACTCATTCCCGCCGCCCGGACCAGCGAGCACGCGTATGTCGCGGCGCTCGTCAGCGGCGAGGTGGACAAGGCGCAGGGCTTCGCGCACGCCCTGGGCCTGACCGACGGGGACGCCTACACCTACGAGCAGTTCGACGAGCTGGCGGGCCGCGAGGACGTGCAGGCGGTGTATATCGTCACGCCGAACAGCCTGCACCGCGAGTACGCCACCCGCGCCGCCCGCCTGGGCAAGCACGTCCTGTGCGAGAAACCGCTGGGCGTGAACGCCGAGGACGCCCAGGCCATCGTGGACGCCTGCCGTGAGGCCGGGGTGCTGCTGATGACCGCCTACCGCTGCCAGTACACCCCGGAACACTGGGCGGCCAGAGACGCCGTGCAGGGCGGCACGCTGGGCGACCTGAGGCTGCTGCACTCCATTCACGCGCAGGTCGAGGACGACCCCGAGGCGTGGCGCCTGACACGCGAGCTGGCGGGCGGCGGGCCGCTGCCGGACGTGGGTATCTACAGCCTGAACACCCTGCGCTTTCTGACCGGGCAGGAACCCGAGTGGGTGTTCGCCACGCAGCACCAGCCCGGCGGCGACCCGCGATTCCGCGAGGTCGAGGCGTCCATGAGCGCCCTGCTGGGCTTCCCCGGCGGCGTGAGTGCGACCATCCAGACGAGTTACGCGGCGTTCAAGACCACCTCCCTGCGCGCGATGGGCGAGAAGGGCAGCCTGAACATGGAGCCCGCCTTCCCCTACGACGGCCTGAAGCTGCAGGTCAGCAGCGAAGGCGGCACCCACAAACCCACATTCCCCAAGTACGACCAGTTCACGCTGGAATTCGACCACTTCGCGCGGTGCATCCGCAGCGGCGACACACCCTGGACACCCGGCGAGGAGGGCGTGCAGGACCACGTCGTCATGGACGCCCTGTACGAGAGCGCCCGCACCGGGCAGGTCGTGCGCCTGCCCACCCACGCGAAGCGCGACGCCTTCCGGGGCACGAAACCGCAGTTGCCGCAGAAGTAG
- a CDS encoding S8 family peptidase, with translation MNARHAATILTLTGLLASCGQQAHPQTALPTTDAASRTRTQAPVLGQNTPEAIPGQYIVVMSAGATASALASQSGGLVQALGLDPQGVSILSVYTQALNGFAVKLNAQNLARLQADPRVKYIQQDSVAHATATQSSATWGLDRIDQRDRPLSGTYTYDTTASGVKVYIIDTGIRTSHGQFAGRATWGTNTTGDGQNTDCNGHGTHVAGTVGGSTYGVAKGASLIAVKVLNCSGSGSFSGIISGIDWAVSNKGSATAIANLSLGGGKDQAVNDAVSNANSRGLFMAVAAGNDNRDACAYSPASSAGAFTVGSTDSSDVRSTFSNYGSCVELFGPGTNITSSWYTNDSATNTISGTSMATPHVAGAAALVLAQNTGYSTSQIASALLNASSANKISNVGTGSPNKLLFTNPGSGSTPTPTPGTTYQGTVNAGYSAYEPRSAGYFQYAGGTLKGVLTGPSGTDFDLYLQKWNGSAWADVAAAEGSTSSETITYTAASGYYRWQIYAYSGSGAYSLTETR, from the coding sequence ATGAATGCACGTCACGCCGCCACCATCCTCACCTTGACCGGTCTTCTCGCCTCCTGCGGTCAGCAGGCCCACCCCCAGACCGCCCTGCCCACCACCGACGCCGCCAGCCGCACCCGCACCCAGGCCCCCGTGCTCGGCCAGAACACTCCCGAGGCCATTCCCGGCCAGTACATCGTCGTCATGAGCGCCGGGGCCACCGCCAGCGCCCTGGCCAGCCAGAGCGGCGGTCTCGTCCAGGCCCTCGGGCTCGACCCGCAGGGCGTCAGCATCCTGAGCGTGTACACCCAGGCACTCAACGGCTTCGCCGTGAAACTCAACGCGCAGAATCTCGCAAGACTACAGGCCGATCCCCGGGTCAAATACATCCAGCAGGACTCTGTCGCCCACGCCACCGCCACGCAGAGCAGCGCCACCTGGGGCCTCGACCGCATCGACCAGCGCGACCGGCCCCTGAGCGGCACGTACACCTACGACACCACCGCCAGCGGCGTGAAGGTCTACATCATCGACACCGGCATCCGCACCAGCCACGGTCAGTTCGCCGGACGCGCCACCTGGGGCACCAACACCACCGGCGACGGCCAGAACACCGACTGCAACGGACACGGCACGCACGTCGCGGGCACCGTCGGCGGCAGCACCTACGGCGTCGCCAAGGGCGCCAGCCTGATCGCCGTGAAAGTCCTGAACTGCTCCGGATCCGGCTCGTTCTCCGGCATCATCTCCGGGATCGACTGGGCCGTCAGCAACAAGGGCAGCGCCACCGCCATCGCCAACCTGAGCCTGGGCGGCGGCAAGGACCAGGCCGTGAACGACGCCGTCAGCAACGCCAACAGCAGAGGCCTGTTCATGGCCGTCGCCGCCGGGAACGACAACAGGGACGCCTGCGCCTACAGCCCTGCCAGTTCCGCCGGGGCCTTCACGGTCGGCTCCACCGACAGCAGCGACGTGCGCAGCACCTTCAGCAACTACGGCAGCTGCGTCGAACTCTTCGGGCCCGGTACGAACATCACCAGCTCCTGGTACACCAACGACAGCGCCACGAACACCATCAGCGGCACGTCGATGGCCACCCCGCACGTCGCGGGCGCCGCCGCGCTGGTCCTCGCGCAGAACACCGGGTACAGCACCAGCCAGATCGCCAGCGCGCTGCTGAACGCGTCGTCCGCGAACAAGATCAGCAACGTCGGCACCGGCAGTCCCAACAAGCTGCTGTTCACGAACCCCGGCAGCGGCAGCACCCCCACGCCCACGCCCGGCACGACCTATCAGGGCACCGTGAACGCCGGCTACAGCGCCTACGAACCCAGGAGTGCGGGGTACTTCCAGTACGCGGGCGGCACCCTGAAAGGCGTGCTGACCGGCCCCAGCGGCACGGACTTCGACCTGTACCTCCAGAAATGGAACGGCAGCGCCTGGGCGGACGTGGCAGCCGCCGAGGGCAGCACCAGCAGCGAAACCATCACGTACACCGCCGCGAGCGGGTATTACCGCTGGCAGATCTACGCGTACAGCGGCAGCGGCGCGTACAGCCTCACCGAGACCCGCTAA
- a CDS encoding HD domain-containing phosphohydrolase — protein MLLNLCLLLTAAFALSLSYREWPVRRAPLAHWGRVAFAALTALLLVWYSAPVGDLKVDLRYVPVALVTLRYGIGPGALVALGPVVWRLLDSETGGAVALANALSVLLLGSVLRARLNLKQLRVSQWPTLLIPYLGVGVAVFVVPGAQLLAPWLYLGMLALHGVATLAVLGVLSARLQLLRLTFEARQQSRQDDLTGLGNRQAFDEQLARLPVGEQLVLLDVDQFRRLNEEHGTAVGDRALRYIAQVLRDEVGEDAYRLSGEEFALLLDLGSETAARAVVERVQARLADSGEVPWANLSVSAGLATRLPREQPGELRHRADEALYLAKANGRNRLVLSPNVPRPTLAPDTPADIRPRHSLWQAQRATVTLLTQRRPLTDTDWLEVLRGAVDTLDGVEAASLNIREGNRFRMCAVVAYDPDLLGLEFTEAAQLRWYGGPAEDWQRGKPRVATMSDMQRAWLDEESVVHAPDSERLARAGHRERLRTNLCVPVVLDGEVVAHLNLDSLSKEDAFPAGVMQDAQLFAQQIAALLQLQDRWRELEQLSHLHAHLSRADDEQLAAHLAETAHDLLRTTYTLLMRYDPYADTLIPAAEAGLGVNPLEAPPTLARGEGMAWRALSAGQVIRVDDILTARGAFRPQVSHPERRALMVVPLLSRTGDPLGALCLLRDLSRPFRTPDEALAQMLAIVGARVMEGRAHVTDLEVTLDAALTMLGVALEARDFETQGHTQRVQDLARRMGEALQLGGPQLTALRRGAALHDIGKLCIPDAVLLKPGMLSAEERAVVEQHAPLGAALVARIPFLEPEAQQVVRSHHERWDGSGYPDGLAGTQTPLLARLFALCDVYDALISERPYKRAMSHEAALAVLRDGRGTQFDPDLLDLFCQVVAPRPGVES, from the coding sequence GTGCTGCTGAACCTGTGTCTGCTCCTCACCGCTGCCTTCGCGCTGAGCCTGTCGTACCGCGAGTGGCCGGTGCGGCGCGCGCCTCTGGCCCACTGGGGGCGGGTGGCGTTCGCGGCGCTGACGGCGCTGCTGCTCGTGTGGTACAGCGCCCCCGTGGGAGACCTGAAGGTCGACCTGCGGTACGTGCCGGTGGCGCTTGTCACGCTGCGCTACGGGATCGGGCCGGGGGCTCTGGTGGCGCTGGGCCCGGTGGTGTGGCGCCTGCTGGACTCCGAGACGGGCGGCGCAGTCGCGCTGGCGAACGCCCTGAGCGTCCTGCTGCTGGGCAGCGTGCTGCGCGCGCGGCTGAACCTCAAGCAGCTGCGCGTATCACAGTGGCCGACGCTGCTCATTCCCTACCTGGGCGTGGGAGTGGCCGTGTTTGTGGTGCCGGGCGCGCAGCTGCTTGCGCCGTGGCTGTACCTCGGTATGCTGGCCCTGCACGGCGTGGCGACCCTGGCGGTCCTGGGGGTGCTCAGCGCGCGCCTGCAACTGCTGCGCCTGACCTTCGAGGCGCGCCAGCAGTCCCGGCAGGACGACCTGACTGGTCTGGGCAACCGGCAGGCGTTCGACGAGCAGCTGGCGCGGCTGCCGGTCGGGGAGCAGCTGGTCCTGCTGGACGTCGACCAGTTCCGCCGCCTGAACGAGGAGCACGGGACAGCCGTGGGCGACCGGGCGCTGCGCTACATCGCGCAGGTGCTGCGCGACGAGGTCGGCGAGGACGCCTACCGCCTGAGCGGTGAGGAGTTCGCGCTGCTGCTGGACCTGGGCAGCGAGACCGCCGCCCGCGCGGTCGTGGAGCGCGTGCAGGCCCGACTGGCTGATTCCGGCGAGGTGCCCTGGGCGAACCTGAGCGTCTCGGCTGGGCTCGCGACGCGCCTGCCCCGCGAGCAGCCGGGCGAACTGCGCCACCGCGCGGACGAGGCGCTGTACCTCGCCAAGGCGAACGGCCGCAACCGGCTGGTGCTCAGCCCGAACGTGCCGCGTCCCACGCTGGCCCCCGACACCCCGGCGGACATCCGGCCGCGCCATTCCCTGTGGCAGGCGCAGCGGGCCACCGTGACCCTGCTCACGCAGCGCCGACCCCTGACCGACACCGACTGGCTGGAGGTTCTGCGCGGCGCAGTGGATACCCTGGACGGCGTGGAGGCCGCCAGCCTGAACATCCGTGAGGGCAACCGCTTCCGGATGTGCGCGGTGGTGGCGTACGACCCGGACCTCCTGGGCCTGGAGTTTACGGAGGCCGCGCAACTGCGCTGGTACGGCGGCCCGGCCGAGGACTGGCAGCGCGGTAAGCCGCGCGTGGCCACCATGAGCGACATGCAGCGCGCCTGGCTGGACGAGGAGAGCGTGGTGCACGCGCCAGACAGTGAACGGCTTGCCCGCGCCGGGCACCGCGAGCGGCTGCGCACGAACCTGTGCGTGCCGGTCGTGCTGGACGGCGAGGTGGTCGCGCACCTGAACCTCGATTCCCTGTCAAAGGAGGACGCCTTCCCGGCGGGCGTGATGCAGGACGCGCAGCTCTTCGCGCAGCAGATCGCGGCGCTGCTGCAACTCCAGGACCGCTGGCGGGAACTCGAACAGCTGTCACACCTGCACGCGCACCTGAGCCGCGCGGATGACGAGCAACTGGCCGCGCACCTCGCGGAGACGGCGCACGACCTGCTGCGCACCACGTACACGCTGCTCATGCGCTACGACCCCTACGCGGACACCCTCATCCCGGCGGCCGAGGCAGGGCTGGGCGTGAACCCACTGGAGGCGCCGCCCACCCTGGCGCGCGGCGAGGGTATGGCGTGGCGCGCGCTGTCGGCAGGGCAGGTGATCCGCGTGGACGACATCCTCACGGCGCGCGGCGCGTTCCGCCCGCAGGTCAGTCACCCGGAGCGGCGGGCCCTGATGGTCGTGCCGCTCCTGTCACGCACAGGCGACCCGCTGGGCGCGCTGTGCCTGCTGCGGGACCTGTCCCGGCCCTTTCGCACGCCGGACGAGGCGCTGGCGCAGATGCTCGCCATTGTGGGGGCGCGCGTCATGGAGGGCCGCGCGCACGTCACGGATCTGGAGGTCACGCTGGACGCCGCCCTGACCATGCTGGGCGTCGCGCTTGAGGCGCGGGACTTCGAGACGCAGGGCCACACGCAGCGCGTGCAGGACCTCGCGCGGCGCATGGGCGAGGCGCTGCAACTGGGCGGCCCGCAGCTGACGGCCCTGCGGCGCGGCGCGGCCCTGCACGACATCGGGAAGCTGTGCATCCCGGACGCCGTGCTGCTCAAGCCCGGCATGCTCAGCGCCGAGGAACGCGCGGTGGTCGAGCAGCACGCGCCACTGGGCGCCGCCCTGGTGGCCCGCATTCCGTTCCTGGAGCCCGAGGCGCAGCAGGTGGTCCGCTCGCACCATGAACGCTGGGACGGCAGCGGGTATCCGGACGGTCTGGCGGGCACCCAGACGCCGCTGCTGGCGCGCCTGTTTGCGCTGTGCGACGTGTACGACGCGCTGATCAGTGAGCGGCCGTACAAGCGCGCCATGAGCCACGAGGCGGCGCTGGCGGTCCTGCGTGACGGGCGCGGCACGCAGTTCGATCCGGATCTGCTGGACCTGTTCTGCCAGGTGGTCGCGCCCCGGCCCGGCGTGGAGTCCTGA